CGAGATGCGGAAGTACCCTTCCCCGGCGGCGCCGAAGCCGTTGCCCGGGGTCAGCACCACGCCGGTGCGCTCCAGCACCTCGGAGACGAACTCCGCCGAGCTGCGCCCCTGGGGCACCTTGGCCCACACGTAGACCGTGGCCTCGGGCAGCGGGCATTCGATGCCCGCCTTGCGCAGGGCGCCGACCACGGCGTCGCGCCGCTCGCGGTAGATGTCGCGGAAGCCCGCCACATGGGGCTCGCCGTCGCGCATGGCCGCGATGCCCGCCTGCTGCACGGCCTGGAAGATGCCCGAATCCACGTTGGTCTTGACCTTGCCCAGCCCGGCCACCAGCGAGGCGTTGCCCACGGCCATGCCGATGCGCCAGCCGGTCATGTTGTAGGTCTTGGACAGCGAGTGGAACTCGATGGCCACGTCCTTGGCGCCGGGGAACTGCAGGATGCTCGGCGGCTTTTTGGCGTCGTCGTAGTACAGCTCGGTGTAGGCCGCGTCGTGGACGATGATCGTGTTCGTCTCGCGGCAGCGGGCGATGAGCTTTTCGAAGAACGCCGCGTCGGCGGTGGCCGCCGTGGGGTTGTTCGGGTAATTCAGGTAGATGGACTTCGCGCGCTCCCAGGTGGCGGCGTCGATGGCGTCCAGGTCGGGCAGAAAGCCGTTGGCCTCGGTCAGCGGCACGAAGGCCACCTCGCCGCCCGCGAAGCGCGTGGCGATGGGGTACACCGGGTAGTTGGGCGAGCAGACCAGGTTCAGGTCGCCGGGGTCGGTGAAGGCCAGCGGGAAATGGGCGATGCCCTCCTTGGAGCCGATGAGGCTGACCACCTCGCGGGCTTCGTCCAGGTCCGTCACGCCGAAGCGCTCGGCGTACCAGCGCGTCACGGCCTGGCGGAAGGCCGGCAGGCCCTCGTAGTCCGGGTAGCGGTGGTTGGCGGGGTTCTTGGCGGCTTCGTAGAGGGCGTCCACGATGAATCCGGGGGTCGGCAGATCGGGGTCGCCGATGCCCAGGCTGATGATGTCCACGCCGCGCGCGGCGACCTGCTTCTTCACGCGGTCGATCTCGGCGAACAGGTAGGGCGGCAGTTCGGCAATGCGCTGGGCCAGCTTGAAATCGGGCACGTCGGTCCACTCCTTGGGGGATATTGATGCGGACGCCAGGCGGGTCCGTCGGGGTGCGGGCAGGCCCGTGGACCATAGCGGCGGCCCCGGGGGGCTGTCAACGCCCGGGGCCGCGCGCCCCTTGTAGCCCTTGTATCGGGGGCCCGGGCCGTGTACCCTGCCCAGGCAAACCAACGCCCTGGAGGGCCCGCAGCGCATGAAAACCCCCGCCCCGCCGGAGCACCCCTGGGTTCTGGCCTACCTGGACCACCTGCTGGTGGTGCGCGGGCTGGCCGGGCAGACCCTGGCGGCCTACGGCCAGGACCTGGCCGCGTTCACGGACTTCCTGCGCGCCCGGGGGGCGGACCTGCCCGACGTGACCCCGCAGACCCTGACCCTGTATCTCTTCCACCTGCGCGGGCGGGGGCTGGCCAGCCGCAGCCTGGCCCGGCACCTCTCGGCCCTGCGCGGGCTGTTCGCCCACCTGGCCGACGAAGGCCGCCTGCCTGCGGACCCCGCGCACCTGCTGGAAAACCCCAAGCTGCCGCGCAAGCTGCCCGACGTGCTCTCCCAGGCCGACGTGGCGGCCATCCTCGACCAGCCCGACACTGCCGACCGCCTGGGTTTCCGCGACCGGACCATGCTGGAGCTGCTCTACGCCGCCGGGCTGCGCGTCTCGGAGCTCGTCGCCCTGGCGCCCCTGGATTTCGACCCCCAGACGGGGCTTGTGCGCGTCTTCGGCAAAGGGTCCAAAGAGCGCGTGGTGCCCCTGCACTACGAGGCCCAGCGCTTCCTGGAAACCTATCTGCGCTCCTGGCGCGGGCTGTTCCGCCCCGTGCAGGAGCTGATGTTCCTGAACCGCTCGGGCCGGGGGCTCACGCGCCAGGCGGTGTGGAAGCTCATCAAGCGCTACGCCCTGCTGGCCGGGGTGCGCGCCGAGGTCTCGCCGCATACCCTGCGCCACAGCTTCGCCACCCACCTGCTCGAAGGCGGGGCCGACCTGCGCACCGTGCAACTGCTGCTCGGCCACGCCGACATCGCGGCCACGGAAATCTACACCCACGTCCAATCCGAGCGCCTGATGCGCATCCACCGCGAGCACCACCCCCGCTCGGCACTGCGCACCCGGGACCAAGAGGCCGGACACACTCCATGAAGCAGCAGGACAAGCGCCCCGCCCCCCTGGTCGTCACCACCCACGCCAACGCGGACTTCGACGCCCTCTCGGCCATGATCGCCGCCAGCCGCCTGTATCCGGGCGCGGTGCTCCTTTTTCCCGGCAGCCAGGAGAAGAACCTGCGCAATTTCTTCATCCAGAGCGCCATGTACCTGTTCAACTTCCAAAGCGCCAAGGACATCGACCTGGACAGCGTGCGCACCCTGGTGCTGGTGGACACCCGCCAGCGTCCGCGCGTGGCCCACGTCGCCCAGGCGCTGGACAACCCGGGGCTGACCGTCCACGCCTGGGACCACCACCCCGACACCGACGACGACGTGCCCGCCAGCGGCGGCAAGGTGCTGCCCTGGGGCTCCACGGCCACCATCCTCGTCCACGAAATGATGACCGCAGGCCTGACGCCGACCAGCGACGAGGCGACCTTCATCGGCCTGGGCATCTACGAGGACACGGGCTCCTTCACCTTCAACTCCACCACGCCCCAGGATTTCGCCGCCGCCGCCTGGCTGCTGGGCCACGGCATGGACGTGACCGTCATATCCGACCTCATCACCCGCGACCTGTCCGCCGAGCAGGTCTCCCTGCTGGGCGAGATGCTCGACGCCGCGCACACCCACGAGATTCGCGGGGTGCCCGTGGTGGTCACCGAGGTCAGCACCGACGCCTACGTCAACGATTTCGCACTGTTGGCCCACAAGCTGCTGGACATGGAAAACCTGCGCGTGCTCTTCGCCCTGGGCCGCATGGACGACCGCGTGCATCTGGTGGCGCGCTCGCGCAGCCCCGAGGTGGACGTGGGCCAGATCTGCGCCTCGTTCGGCGGCGGCGGGCACGCCTCGGCGGCCTCGGCCAGCATCAAGAACCGCACCCTGGCCCAGGTCAAGGACGAGCTGTTCGCCCTGCTCAACGCCCAGATCAAGCCGCGCCACGAGGTCAGCGGCATCATGTCGCGCAACCCCGTGGTCCTGGACGCCGCCCTGACCACCGCCGCCGCCGCCGAGGTCATGACCCGCTACGGCCTCAAGGCCGCGCCCCTGGTGGACGCCCAGGGCGCCCTGGTGGGCATCCTGGAGCACCAGATCGCCGACAAGGCCGTGGGCCACGGCCTGGGCGACACGCCCTGCACCGAATACATGATGCGCGGCCACGCCTGGGTCACGCCCGGCGACGCCCTCTACGATGTGACCGAGATCATCCTCGGCCAGGGCCAGCGCCTGGTGCCCGTGCTCGACGCCGGGCGCGTGGTGGGCGTCATCACCCGCACGGACCTGATCAACATCCTCATCGACGAGCCCGCGCGCATCCCCGAACAGCTGCTGCCCGACCGGGGCCGCGAGCGCAACATCCGCGTGACCATGCGCGAGCGCCTGCCCGCCGCGCTGTTCGCCGTGCTCGAAGACGCGGGCCGCCTGGCCGACGCCCTGGGCGTGGCGGTCTACGCCGTGGGCGGATTCGTGCGCGATATCCTCATGGACCGGCCCAACGCGGACCTGGACCTGGTGGTGGAGGGCGACGGCATCGCCTTCGCCCGGGCCCTGGCCGAGCGCATGCAGGGCCGGGTGCGCCCGCACCGCAAGTTCCAGACCGCCGTGGTCGTGCTGCCCCAGGGCCAGCACATCGACGTGGCCACCGCGCGGCTGGAATACTACAAGTATCCCGCCGCCCTGCCCACGGTGGAGCTGTCGTCCATCAAGATGGACCTCTACCGCCGCGACTTCACCATCAACGCCCTGGCCGTGCAGCTCAACCCCGCGTCCCTGGGGCGGCTGGTGGACTTCTTCGGCGCCCAGCGCGACATCAAGGAACGCGCCCTGCGCGTGCTGCATTCCCTGTCCTTCGTGGAAGACCCCACGCGCATCCTGCGCGCCGTGCGCTTCGCCATGCGCTACGACCTGCGCATCGGCGGGCAGACCGAACGGCTGATCAAGAACGCCGTGCAGCTCGACCTGATCCAGAAACTCTCCGGGGCCCGGCTGTTCAACGAGATGCAGTTGCTGCTGGAGGAACAAAACGCCGTGGGCTGCCTGCGCCTGCTGCGCCAGTTCAAGGTGCTGCGGGCCATGCATCCGCTGCTGACCCTCGCCCCGGCCCAGGAGGAGCTGGCCGAAGAGCTGGGCAAGGTCCTGGAATGGTACCAGATGCTTTACCAGGGCCCCGCGCCCAGGCGCTGGCTGCTCTACTTCATGGCCCTGGCCAACGGCGCCGAGGAGGCCGACGCGCGCTCCATGGCCGCGCGCTTCCACATGAGCAGCCGCATGGAGGACGAGTTCATCGCCCTGCGGGTCACGGTCAACGAGACCATCTACGGCTTCAAGATGTGGCGCCACCGCCAGGGCCCGCCCTCGGAGCTGTACTTCCTGCTGGACAAGGTGCCCGTGGAGGGCGTGCTCTACTTCATGGCCCGCTACAAGCAGGAGGACGTGCGCAAGGCCCTGTCGCAGTACCTGACCCAGATGCGCGCCCAGACCCTGGACATCACCGGGCTCGATCTGCGCGACCTGGGCCTGCCCGCCGGGCCTGCCTACGGGCGCATCCTGGACAAGGTGCGCGCGGCGATGATCGACGGGCGCGCCAACTGCCGCGAGGACCAATTGGCCCTGGCCCGGGCCCTGGTGGCCGACCCGGGGTTCATGGGCATCGCCCAGGCCCCGCCCGCCCGGGGCGCGAAACCCGGCGGGCAGGGCTAGGGGCGCGGCGCGGGCCTTGCCCTTGGCGCGCGCGGCGTGTACAACGGCACGGTCCGCTCCATGCTTGAATTCCACGGGCCAGGCCCGTGCCGGGGGGCTGCGGTGAACGAAGACGTGCATGTTTCGGTGATCGGCGCCGGACGCTGCGACGACGCGGTGCGGGCCACGGCCCGCGAGCTGGGGGCGCTCATCGCCGCCCGGGGCTGGACCCTGGTCTGCGGCGGGCTGTCGGGGGTCATGGAGGCTGCGGCCCAGGGCGCGCGCGAGGCCGGGGGCCACACCGTGGGCATCCTGCCCGGCGCCGACCGGCGCGGCGCCAACCCCTACATCGAGACGGCCCTGGCCACGGGCATCGGCCAGATGCGCAACGCCCTGGTGGTGCAAAACGGCGATGTGGTCATCGCCGTGGAAGGCGGCTACGGCACCCTGTCCGAGATCGCCCTGGCCCTGAAGTCGGGCCGCGCGGTGGTCGCCCTGGGCGCCTGGAAGAACATCCCCGGCGTGGTGCCCGCCACCAGCCCGGCCCAGGCCGTGGAACTGGCCGCCCGGATCCTTGCGGGCGAGCCCAACAACTGACGCAAAGGACGATCCATGGACGTGTTGTGGGCCCCGTGGCGCCTTGAATACATCCTCGGCCCCAAGGCCGACCAGTGCCCCTTCTGCCTGCCCAAGGACACCGGCGAGGA
This is a stretch of genomic DNA from Desulfocurvus vexinensis DSM 17965. It encodes these proteins:
- a CDS encoding LL-diaminopimelate aminotransferase is translated as MPDFKLAQRIAELPPYLFAEIDRVKKQVAARGVDIISLGIGDPDLPTPGFIVDALYEAAKNPANHRYPDYEGLPAFRQAVTRWYAERFGVTDLDEAREVVSLIGSKEGIAHFPLAFTDPGDLNLVCSPNYPVYPIATRFAGGEVAFVPLTEANGFLPDLDAIDAATWERAKSIYLNYPNNPTAATADAAFFEKLIARCRETNTIIVHDAAYTELYYDDAKKPPSILQFPGAKDVAIEFHSLSKTYNMTGWRIGMAVGNASLVAGLGKVKTNVDSGIFQAVQQAGIAAMRDGEPHVAGFRDIYRERRDAVVGALRKAGIECPLPEATVYVWAKVPQGRSSAEFVSEVLERTGVVLTPGNGFGAAGEGYFRISLTVPTARLEEAVSRIAAL
- the xerD gene encoding site-specific tyrosine recombinase XerD; amino-acid sequence: MKTPAPPEHPWVLAYLDHLLVVRGLAGQTLAAYGQDLAAFTDFLRARGADLPDVTPQTLTLYLFHLRGRGLASRSLARHLSALRGLFAHLADEGRLPADPAHLLENPKLPRKLPDVLSQADVAAILDQPDTADRLGFRDRTMLELLYAAGLRVSELVALAPLDFDPQTGLVRVFGKGSKERVVPLHYEAQRFLETYLRSWRGLFRPVQELMFLNRSGRGLTRQAVWKLIKRYALLAGVRAEVSPHTLRHSFATHLLEGGADLRTVQLLLGHADIAATEIYTHVQSERLMRIHREHHPRSALRTRDQEAGHTP
- a CDS encoding CBS domain-containing protein, with product MKQQDKRPAPLVVTTHANADFDALSAMIAASRLYPGAVLLFPGSQEKNLRNFFIQSAMYLFNFQSAKDIDLDSVRTLVLVDTRQRPRVAHVAQALDNPGLTVHAWDHHPDTDDDVPASGGKVLPWGSTATILVHEMMTAGLTPTSDEATFIGLGIYEDTGSFTFNSTTPQDFAAAAWLLGHGMDVTVISDLITRDLSAEQVSLLGEMLDAAHTHEIRGVPVVVTEVSTDAYVNDFALLAHKLLDMENLRVLFALGRMDDRVHLVARSRSPEVDVGQICASFGGGGHASAASASIKNRTLAQVKDELFALLNAQIKPRHEVSGIMSRNPVVLDAALTTAAAAEVMTRYGLKAAPLVDAQGALVGILEHQIADKAVGHGLGDTPCTEYMMRGHAWVTPGDALYDVTEIILGQGQRLVPVLDAGRVVGVITRTDLINILIDEPARIPEQLLPDRGRERNIRVTMRERLPAALFAVLEDAGRLADALGVAVYAVGGFVRDILMDRPNADLDLVVEGDGIAFARALAERMQGRVRPHRKFQTAVVVLPQGQHIDVATARLEYYKYPAALPTVELSSIKMDLYRRDFTINALAVQLNPASLGRLVDFFGAQRDIKERALRVLHSLSFVEDPTRILRAVRFAMRYDLRIGGQTERLIKNAVQLDLIQKLSGARLFNEMQLLLEEQNAVGCLRLLRQFKVLRAMHPLLTLAPAQEELAEELGKVLEWYQMLYQGPAPRRWLLYFMALANGAEEADARSMAARFHMSSRMEDEFIALRVTVNETIYGFKMWRHRQGPPSELYFLLDKVPVEGVLYFMARYKQEDVRKALSQYLTQMRAQTLDITGLDLRDLGLPAGPAYGRILDKVRAAMIDGRANCREDQLALARALVADPGFMGIAQAPPARGAKPGGQG
- a CDS encoding TIGR00725 family protein, which gives rise to MNEDVHVSVIGAGRCDDAVRATARELGALIAARGWTLVCGGLSGVMEAAAQGAREAGGHTVGILPGADRRGANPYIETALATGIGQMRNALVVQNGDVVIAVEGGYGTLSEIALALKSGRAVVALGAWKNIPGVVPATSPAQAVELAARILAGEPNN